aCCCCAATATCTACTTCTAGGCGCAAGAGGCGGTCACTATGATGCTCAGGGTAAAgttactttttccattttttattatttaattacttgcgAAACTACATAAAATGCAttaattgaaacatataaaGACCCTTcagaaataccaaaaaaacaacCCAAAGCCCACATAAACATTGCTCGATTCCCATCCAAAAAAACCCcacttccattaaaaaaaaaatatttttttgtaaaaataatatgcgAATAATATTTCgtagtaaaaatattcataccTACCTAAGGAGAAAAGCGCCTAGTCTGGGCCATTAATTCCAAAATTGCTAACGATTTACGTTTTCCTTACTTCAACataagtatgtttgtattttttgaataactatGTTTCTATGTAAGCAAAGTTTAATAATCACTATTATCACAcaaattttcgaatttcgaTGGTAGCTTGCATGACTTAGACAATCGTATTGGATATTTttcaacttaaattttatttcgttgGTTTTGGTCTAGAATTATTTGATTAATTATTATTAGCATGGAAGCACTTATTCACTTAGCCAATTACTGCCTATCAGCCACATCCTTTCCCTACTAACTTTCAAATGCTCACACGTACACATACTAACAAGCATGAAGTCGAAAATGCGCTTATTGCTTTTAGTGAATtcgcacaaaaaccaaaaaaaattgcgcCCTTTGAAAACCTCATTTAACCaaaactttttcttccttttattattttgctcatGCAGGTCGGTACGTGCACGATATCCAACCGTATCGTCATATTCATGACAACCGAGAACTTGGAAAATATAAGCACATCCCCTATCCCTACGATGGTGGATATGGGCCATATAATGGTTCTAACATTCCATACATGCATGTCGATGTGCCTTATGAGTaagtaaaatgcaataaaattaaatgtcatacattttttcaccaCATTTAACACTAATAATACTTAACAACTTCTATTTTTACACAGCCACAATCTTTACACAGTAAGTAATGCTGATTTTAAAGTTCCCGAAATCAAATTGGAATATGGCTTTCCCGACATTGAACCTCAAATTGACATCACATACAACTCCGCCAATCCTGTTGTTAATCACTCCGCTGATTTAGTAGAAAACGGAGCTGATAACACGCACAAATCCCAAAATgaagaacaataaaaaagcaccacctaaaaaattaaacaatccCAGTATCCCGCATCAATCACACATTAAATATATAGTATTAACAAAGCAACAACATTTCCATGAAATACttcaactaataataaaaatcgtGCAATCCCGGAATCCCGAAATCCCATCATCCCGTTATCCCGATATCCCGGAAATGTTTACTAAGTGCTTgaactaatataaaaaacatattccCAAAGTCAAGTAGAATAATTCCTTAAATACAACAACGCAACGCTTAATTATTTAAAGTTCTGAATTTTAATCTCGTATCAATacgatgataattttttttaagtcaacACAAAAGCAATTTCGAGTTACCGCTGAAACATCCAGTTGTTCACTTCCACCTTCACACACACTTAACAAAGCTTGAACACTTATTTACAGTTACTTAATAAAGCATTAAAAACATAACATTCACATACCCcaaaacacacacgcacacacaccctGCGCACTCGTTCACTCGCCCACCCACACATCCTGCAAGCATCGTACTTATGTATTAattcatacatacctacaaataATTTGAAAGTACTAGTCTCAAAATACTGCAAAACGCGCATTTGCTCAATTACAAAATTCCACCTTTTTCAAAAATCTCACCAACAATCATCAACAATCAATTCAACAATATTCGACCATCCTACAACAACTACTCGTACAACAAACACACTGCCATTGTTATTCAAAACAATCaaacaatcaaaaaatatacacaTGAAAACCATAGTCTACTACAACCACCACGAAGaaaccaacaacaactacaactacaacaacaacgaccaCAACCACAACTACACCTCGAACGGTGTTATTCAACTATGAGGAGGACGGcaaatacaaggtggtgcaTCAGGAAGATGTGCGCAAGGAAGACAAATACGATCATTCGTAAGTGAAACTTATAGTTTAAGAAATACCTATACTCGCATTTTAGTTACCTTCAAAACCACTCTACGTAACGCCTgcttcaaaatttaaatgtcaAACAAATCGGTAGTAGCTCGATAACGGAAAATActtactttaaattaaaaattaattaattaaataattaatctaaaaaaaatataatcgcCCCTGTCTCTTTCTTATCCTCACAGTTACTTGACCGAAAACGGCATCTACGGCGAAGAGCAAGCCAAGTTGCATAAGGATGGCGGCACTGACGCTAAAGGTTACTACGAATACACCGGCGATGATGGCAAACTCTACCGCGTACACTACGAGAGTAACCACAAAGGATTCATACCCAAGGGTGATCATATTCCTACACCACCACCAATCCCAGAAGCCATTGCACGCGCTTTGAAATATGTCGATGATTTGCGCAAGTCACGCGGTGAAACGCCCATGTTCGATCAACGTGGTTTCCGTATTGATAAAATGTCATCGAAGGATATTATGGCCAAAATCAAATCTATCCATTTGGAGGAGATGCCCAAAGAGATTAGCGATcaaattattgaatttgaaCATGAGGTGGAAAATTACGAACATATGATAGAAGAGTATGAACGAGAACAGCCACAAGAGCAGTATGAGCAAGAATACCAGCAGCAAgagtaccaacaacaacaataccaacaGCAACAATACGAGTATCAACAACAATACCAAGAATACCAGAGTGAGTATTCCACAGTGCCAGCGACCGAGACCTATGAGGAGCAATACAAATAATTCATGCCAATGAGCAAGTGCCATGCAGACGTAGGAAAGGGAATATagaattaacaaatttaaaattgaagaaattgacAATTGACAACTGAGAACATGAATTAGACAAATTGCTAAACGAATACTagaaatttgcttttgaattaaaAACGGTTGGCTCGTTTATAATTCAATATTTAAagtgttttattatttacttataataaatacataaattctgtaagcaaaaaattacaacaaaaaacaatttaaaatattagtaaTAAAGAACTATGCTCGCATCATCCACATCAAGGGGCATCAGAGAACATTAGTAGATAATGTAAAGCGGTTGGTGGCTAAAACAAAGTGCTGCA
The sequence above is drawn from the Anastrepha obliqua isolate idAnaObli1 chromosome 4, idAnaObli1_1.0, whole genome shotgun sequence genome and encodes:
- the LOC129244552 gene encoding larval cuticle protein LCP-30 isoform X1 yields the protein MNAKVILLVTIVAGIALCSAIPVGNNENGKYHNSVDNNNDGKYHPSNDGKYRPSSLSEGARGGHYDAQGRYVHDIQPYRHIHDNRELGKYKHIPYPYDGGYGPYNGSNIPYMHVDVPYDHNLYTSTTTTTKKPTTTTTTTTTTTTTTTPRTVLFNYEEDGKYKVVHQEDVRKEDKYDHSYLTENGIYGEEQAKLHKDGGTDAKGYYEYTGDDGKLYRVHYESNHKGFIPKGDHIPTPPPIPEAIARALKYVDDLRKSRGETPMFDQRGFRIDKMSSKDIMAKIKSIHLEEMPKEISDQIIEFEHEVENYEHMIEEYEREQPQEQYEQEYQQQEYQQQQYQQQQYEYQQQYQEYQSEYSTVPATETYEEQYK
- the LOC129244552 gene encoding activating signal cointegrator 1 complex subunit 2 homolog isoform X2, with translation MNAKVILLVTIVAGIALCSAIPVGNNENGKYHNSVDNNNDGKYHPSNDGKYRPSSLSEGRYVHDIQPYRHIHDNRELGKYKHIPYPYDGGYGPYNGSNIPYMHVDVPYDHNLYTSTTTTTKKPTTTTTTTTTTTTTTTPRTVLFNYEEDGKYKVVHQEDVRKEDKYDHSYLTENGIYGEEQAKLHKDGGTDAKGYYEYTGDDGKLYRVHYESNHKGFIPKGDHIPTPPPIPEAIARALKYVDDLRKSRGETPMFDQRGFRIDKMSSKDIMAKIKSIHLEEMPKEISDQIIEFEHEVENYEHMIEEYEREQPQEQYEQEYQQQEYQQQQYQQQQYEYQQQYQEYQSEYSTVPATETYEEQYK